Proteins encoded in a region of the Diabrotica undecimpunctata isolate CICGRU chromosome 10, icDiaUnde3, whole genome shotgun sequence genome:
- the LOC140452026 gene encoding dnaJ protein homolog 1 codes for MGKDYYKILNIQRGASDDDIKKAYRKLALKYHPDKNKAAGAEEKFKEVAEAYEVLSDKKKREIYDKYGEEGLHGNPEGTGNSSSGTNFSYTYHGDPRATFAQFFGNPSPFATFFDNRMFGAMHDDDIDVDEPYMFLGDWRQPREGPGGAFRSHSFNFHNAPNRRQNADKIQDPAIEHDLYVSLEDITKGCQKKLKICRRVMQPDGSTKKEDKVLTINVKPGWKAGTKITFQREGDQGRNKIPADIVFIIRDKPHPLFKREGSDIKYTAKISLKQALCGCTIEVPTMSGKSIPLVYTNEIIKPTTVKRLQGYGLPVPKEPNRRGDLIVNFDIIFPEPLSQSARDIIYDTLPN; via the exons ATGGGTaaagattattataaaattttaaacatccaAAGGGGTGCAAGCGATGATGACATCAAAAAAGCATATCGAAAACTTGCCCTAAAATACCATCCTGACAAAAATAAAGCAGCTGGAGCAGAAGAGAAATTTAAAGAGGTTGCAGAAGCCTATGAAGTATTATCAGAtaagaaaaaaagagaaatttACGATAAATATGGCGAGGAAGGGCTACATGGAAATCCTGAAGGAACAGGCAACAGTTCTTCTGGCACAAACTTCTCTTACACATACCATGGTGATCCAAGGGCAACGTTTGCTCAGTTCTTTGGCAATCCAAGTCCCTTTGCAACATTCTTTGACAACAGAATGTTTGGAGCAATGCATGATGATGATATAGATGTTGATGAGCCATATATGTTCCTTGGAGATTGGAGACAACCAAGAGAGGGTCCAGGTGGTGCATTCAGAAGCCATTCATTTAACTTTCATAATGCACCTAACAGAAGACAAAATGCAGACAAAATTCAAGATCCAGCCATTGAGCATGATCTCTATGTCTCATTGGAGGACATTACCAAAGggtgtcagaagaaattgaagatCTGTAGAAGAGTGATGCAGCCTGATGGATCAACAAAGAAAGAAGACAAAGTGTTAACAATTAATGTAAAACCTGGATGGAAAGCTGGTACCAAAATTACATTCCAACGAGAGGGAGACCAGGGCAGAAATAAGATACCTGCAGACATTGTTTTTATCATCAGGGACAAACCACATCCACTATTTAAAAGGGAAGGCAGTGACATCAAGTATACAGCTAAAATATCACTTAAACAG gCCTTGTGTGGCTGTACCATTGAAGTACCAACGATGTCTGGAAAATCCATTCCTCTTGTATATACTAATGAAATTATCAAACCAACCACTGTTAAACGTCTCCAAGGATATGGTTTGCCTGTACCAAAGGAACCAAATAGACGAGGAGATTTAATTGTTAACTTTGATATTATATTTCCAGAACCCCTCTCACAATCTGCACGAGATATTATTTATGATACTTTACCAAATTAG